The Clostridiaceae bacterium HFYG-1003 genome includes a window with the following:
- a CDS encoding aldehyde ferredoxin oxidoreductase family protein: MNGYFGKLLRVNLTTGEVRVDPLDPNTCMDYIGGRGLGTKLFYEEVGPLVEPLSEENKLFFMTGPLTGAAVPTGGRYMVITKAPLTGTIGSSNSGGHWGAELKYAGYDGLVVEGKSAHPVYLAIEDDKVEIRDASHLWGKVVSEATDLMAQETSPRTRVLCIGPAGEKQSLLAAIINDVYRAAGRSGVGAVMGSKNLKAITVRGTNKAPIADDAKLKEANRSALEKIRANGVTSTGLPTYGSAVLVNIINENGILPTNNFQESHFDDAEQISGELMAEKYLVRRDPCHHCPIGCGRYVRLDGWEGGGPEYETVWCYGSDCGVKDFEKIILANKWCNEYGLDTISAGATVAAAMELYQKGYIKDEELDGVGLAFGDGDAIVEWTKRMGERQGLGARMADGSYRLCEAYGVPELSMTVKKQELPAYDPRGVQGQGLSYATSNRGGCHVRGYLISPEILSMPVKMDRFATADKAAMTKVFQDLTACIDSLGVCLFTSFPLGAPDYAQMFSAATGVETSAEELLKKGERIWNLEKVFNLKAGITPEMDTLPPRLLEEPIPEGPSKGEVTHLDVMLPEYYELRGWDKGVPTSEKLRELGLE, translated from the coding sequence ATGAACGGTTACTTTGGAAAACTCTTACGAGTCAATCTCACAACGGGTGAAGTCAGGGTGGATCCGCTGGATCCCAACACCTGCATGGACTACATCGGCGGACGCGGACTGGGTACAAAGCTGTTTTATGAAGAGGTGGGTCCCCTGGTGGAACCGCTGAGCGAGGAAAACAAGCTATTCTTCATGACCGGTCCTCTGACCGGAGCGGCAGTTCCTACCGGCGGACGCTACATGGTCATCACCAAGGCGCCCCTCACCGGCACCATCGGATCCTCCAACTCCGGCGGCCACTGGGGCGCTGAGCTCAAGTACGCCGGATACGACGGACTGGTGGTGGAGGGTAAATCGGCCCATCCGGTCTACCTGGCCATTGAGGATGATAAGGTCGAAATTCGCGACGCCAGTCACCTCTGGGGGAAAGTCGTTTCCGAAGCCACGGATCTGATGGCCCAGGAAACATCTCCCCGTACGAGAGTCCTGTGCATTGGCCCGGCGGGAGAGAAACAGTCCCTTCTGGCCGCCATCATCAATGATGTCTACCGCGCCGCGGGTCGCTCCGGGGTGGGTGCCGTCATGGGTTCCAAGAACCTGAAGGCCATCACCGTGCGGGGCACAAACAAAGCCCCCATTGCCGATGACGCGAAACTGAAGGAAGCCAACCGCTCCGCTCTTGAGAAAATCCGTGCCAACGGCGTTACCAGCACCGGCCTGCCCACCTATGGCTCTGCTGTTCTGGTCAATATCATCAATGAGAACGGAATTCTTCCGACCAATAACTTCCAGGAATCCCATTTTGACGATGCCGAACAGATTTCCGGCGAACTGATGGCCGAGAAGTATCTGGTCCGGCGGGATCCCTGCCATCACTGCCCCATCGGCTGCGGCCGGTATGTCCGACTTGACGGCTGGGAAGGCGGCGGACCGGAATATGAAACAGTCTGGTGCTATGGCTCCGACTGCGGCGTCAAGGACTTTGAAAAAATCATCCTGGCCAACAAGTGGTGCAACGAGTATGGCCTGGATACCATCTCTGCCGGCGCCACCGTAGCAGCAGCCATGGAACTGTACCAGAAAGGCTACATTAAAGACGAAGAACTGGACGGCGTCGGTCTGGCTTTCGGCGATGGCGACGCCATCGTGGAATGGACCAAACGGATGGGCGAGCGTCAGGGGCTGGGTGCCCGGATGGCAGACGGTTCCTACCGCCTGTGCGAAGCCTACGGTGTGCCCGAGCTGTCCATGACCGTCAAGAAACAGGAACTCCCCGCCTACGACCCGAGAGGCGTCCAGGGCCAGGGCCTGTCCTATGCCACCAGCAACCGCGGCGGCTGCCATGTCCGCGGCTACCTTATTTCACCCGAAATCCTGTCCATGCCGGTTAAGATGGATCGGTTTGCCACCGCCGACAAAGCGGCCATGACGAAAGTCTTCCAGGACCTGACCGCCTGCATCGACTCCCTCGGCGTCTGTCTGTTTACCTCCTTCCCGCTGGGCGCACCGGATTATGCCCAGATGTTCTCCGCTGCAACCGGCGTAGAAACCAGTGCCGAAGAACTCCTGAAGAAAGGCGAGCGGATCTGGAATCTGGAAAAAGTATTCAATCTGAAAGCCGGCATCACCCCGGAAATGGATACCCTTCCGCCACGGCTTCTGGAAGAACCCATTCCGGAAGGCCCCTCCAAGGGCGAAGTCACCCATCTTGACGTCATGCTGCCCGAATACTATGAACTGCGCGGCTGGGACAAGGGCGTGCCTACCTCCGAAAAGCTCCGAGAGCTGGGACTGGAATAA
- a CDS encoding MoaD/ThiS family protein translates to MVTESSANQTFLLVKLFATLREGRQKTLQFPYHPGLTAGEIIDALAIPHEEVAILLVNGRDAGFDRILQPDDYISLFPPVGGG, encoded by the coding sequence ATGGTCACCGAATCCTCCGCCAACCAGACCTTCCTGCTGGTCAAGCTGTTCGCGACCCTGCGGGAAGGCCGGCAGAAGACCCTTCAATTCCCCTATCATCCCGGCCTGACTGCAGGCGAGATCATCGACGCGCTGGCTATCCCCCATGAAGAAGTGGCCATTCTGCTCGTGAACGGCCGGGACGCCGGATTTGACCGGATCCTCCAGCCCGATGACTACATCTCCCTGTTTCCCCCGGTAGGAGGAGGATAG